From the genome of Glycine soja cultivar W05 chromosome 14, ASM419377v2, whole genome shotgun sequence:
TGATTTGGACCGCGCTGACGTGGACGAGCGGTTAGTGAGGCGCTACGCGTGGTGCCTCGCAACCGCGCTGCGTGACGTCCACGCGCAAGGCTTCGTCCACTGCGACGTGAAAGGGAGGAACGTGCTTCTCTCCGGCGACGGCGAAATGGCGAAGCTCGCCGACTTCGGCGCGGCGGTGGAAATTGAATCCTCTCCGGCGATGTTGCTGTTGCCGCGGGGGAGTCCGATGTGGATGGCGCCCGAGGTGGTGCGCCGGGAGCGGCAGGGGCCGGAGTCCGACGTGTGGTCGCTCGGATGCACGGTGATCGAGATTGCCATCGGGAAACCGGCGTGGGAGGACCGCGGCGTCGACACGCTGAGTCGAATCGGTTACTCGGACGAGTTGCCGGAATTTCCAATCCAGTTGTCGGAGCTAGGGAAGGATTTTCTCGAGAAGTGTCTTAGAAGAGAACCGAGTGAACGGTGGAGTTGCGATCAGTTGCTTCAGCATCCATATTTGCTTCCCTACTACGCCCTTGTTGAATCGTCGCCTCGGTGCGTTCTCGACCGGGTTGACTCGGAGTTGAACTCCGAGTCAGATTATAACGACCGTGATCATCAAGAAGAGGTGTTTTCAATATTTACTAACATCGAAGAAAATTCagttattaaaaatagaataagtAAATTAGCGACAGAGTCGAGGGTAAATTGGGAAACACATGGTTGGGTAGTGGTGAGGGAAGTTGAGTCCAACGGAGAACCAACGACAACGGGAACAGAGGAAGAAGGAGCGTGTACGTGTGAGCGTGATGGTGTTGGTTCCAACAAAGAAGGGGTAAATTGGGAATTTCACAATGTGGCAGAGACTGGTATGGTATATTCGGATTCTGTAGGGGCAAATCGGGGAATAAGAAAGTTTGGTGGGAGTAACACCGCTGGAGGGGGTGTTGGTTGTTGCTGTCGGTATGGGTGTGGATGGGAAAAGTTGGGTAGGAATAGAGGAATAATCAGCATTTACAGCTTGTATTGTAAAAATTTCATGTcgtataatttaatattcttaatgtatatcaatatattatgcttTTCGATTATTTATGTTGTTTACCTTTTACTGCACGTGACTGAAAAGATTAGGGatgtgaaaaaattaattggaaAGGAAAGGTGTTTGCAATTGAGAGCCAGAAGGTAGAGTGAACAATATTCCAGCTTTGAGATGGGTTGGAACCTTAGGGATGGGACAATTAATTGGGTGGATTGTACAATAAATTGATGATTGGGTGGTGTGATCTGTGAAGTGAGAAATGATGCACAGTTGGACACATGATGATGCCTTGCTTTAGTTTTGTGTCAATGATACGGTAATGGGAGGGATGGAAATTTAAGATAAGAAGATGAAAATAAGATTGAGCAAAGCGAATTACAATGAGGTAATTAGATTATTATAGAATGATCCTAGAGACTATTGATTAAGAATGGTAAAGTGGGTTAAACTTGCCTAGTTAATTTCTCTAACTTGCTACAGCATTAGGCATTAGATAGGTTAAGTGATTCGACTTATTAATTTGTCTGTTCTATCGGGCCTAAATTGCTAACATTTAAACATacattaactatttttaaatgataaattcttaaaaaattagtttaaaaactaaaaaaatttgtaaaaaaattaaatgactaaaTACACAATTTATACTattatctttatatattttacaaattacatGTATTCTCACATCATGGAGATAATTTTACTTGATTAGAGTAAaagtattattataataattttttcattgagTATTTAacctaattatatatttaggaCTTGAATTTAAggtcatttaattaattaaaataatctcatGTTAGTTAATTCACTCACTTGGTAGtctattatttattgttaattaatcACTACAAAATCAAATGTGATCAATGTCcctctttaatttaaaaatttaaaaatgtgttgaatttttagagAAGAAAGACTAAATTccatatatttataatgtttaaagactaattcattaatataaaaaataggatttagaaacacattattttatcatatttaatattttaattttaacaatccATAGTTATGAAAATACTAtttaataagaataaataaatatagttaattattattaataaaagaaaatttaatctTATCACTAAAAATTATGTTGGTTAAAAGATAGGATCATATAAAGGCGTGAAAGAGAGAGGGACAAATAAGGGGGAGAGCCAAAGGGGTAGAAAGAGAGAGGAATGAGGGGGAGATAAAGGAGAAATACTATTTATATTGAAGTTGACGATAAAGGATCGGAGCTTGATACTTCAAAGTATGTTACTTGGGGATGAATTAAATTGTTCATGTATATGATGTTCagagtatatatgtatatatgcatGTGCTCATGCTTGCATATGCGTATGTATTTGTTGATGAATTGATAAGTGCACAgtaataaagttaaaatgaaagattaagtatCGTATCCATATGAACTTTATTTGTATTTAAgtaaatgaatatttaattaagaattttttttggaaaagatagtaaaaaataataaattaaattgctgaattaattaaatcacataagaaaaagaattaaacatgaattaattaaaagacgAAAAGATTAGAGAAATCAACAATATTGTAGAAGTAAATTCAGAAGATGAAAATATTGGAAATTTAGTCTATCAGAGTCgctctttgatgtaatgttaatgatttttctctatttataattattccaatttacacatgtatctactagtatactctaactttggtctcctgcatgaaagagcctaatttatctattttctcgcTCAAATCCCTTTGCATagttaaaatagtaaattacattaagaataaagatgtataacaagctaaacaaatatcaatctatctatagtgatgattttatttagatatcatttcccagttctattagaaaataatgtttcccaacgctacccctaaaacttaccatgcaaatgggtgatcaagccacaagtgATAATATTAAGCATAGgaaaagataatgcaaatgtattattcataaatagataggtaaaaaaattacatcaagagtagttggCTGACAAATTTCCAACAAAGGAGGTTTAGTCTCTCATTGCTATGAAGACTTTACATTTGTAAGATGGGAATATTTAGTAAATACgaggaaaagataagaaaaggaATAGAGAGAATGAATGACTCCGAAtgtttgcttcttcttcttctaacaTTTGTCTTCTATAAGGATTTGTATTCTCTTGGAATTTCTaaatgttttttcctttttctctattCTTCTTTTATAAGTGCAAATTAACGGACTTCTTGCACTAAGTCTGtctttattttccttaattattatgtttttcttaattattcttctttccttaattaactatgctttcctcaattagtctttttttctttattagttctttttttttcaattatctctgttttccttaattaactTGATTTTACTTATTAGGCATAataaattcatcacttttaatattctttgtacaaaaatttaaatgatgttaatttaataattatttgttcaaaaaggaaaaattaggatagaaaaattataaattcttatataatttaatcttaaaatatactcataattaacGGTTATCAATATAGGTAGTGTCTACACACACATCTAAGTCATTAAAAAGATACAATTGTCACTGTTCAGGCATGCATGGTGGTGGAGTAGAAGTAGTGAAAGGAGACCATGTCCAAGTTTATGAAGAAGAGCTACAACCTATAGGTGACATTGTTTTAGGtgttagtgaaaaaaaattatgaagaatCGTAGACATCATAGTTATCACATAaggatttaaatttaatgtgtttataaaatagaaagagATTTGTGTAATGCTTATTATTGTGTTGTGAGTTAAAATCAGTAATAAGATTATTTATGtcaatttggtaaaaaaaaataaaagtttcggattgaaatataacatatatataaaaaaaaatacataacagAAAGTATActagattaatattttttggggttaaacaaaattttgatctcttattttttaaaatttataattttagtctctttattttaaaaagaaacattTAGGTCTCCAACtatgttaaatttataattgttatcCTTCCATCAAattcgaaaaacatattttgataagaaattaatttggtgtgattcaaaatattatacaagattattttttttatttatgttgtaaGCAACCTTAATCTCTTAACCATTAACACCCTTAATCTCTTAACCATTAACACTTTCAGTTTGATAGAAATGTCAAAATTGCAAACTTTACAAAAATGAGAAACTAAAtgtaaaataagaaaactaaaattgtaaatgttgaaaaatagaaagactaaatgtctctattttaaaataagagaatcaaaattgtaaatttttaaaaataagataaccAAATTACATTTAAGCCTATTTTTCATTACAATCacacttttttttctatttgggtTGATATTTTCTAACAAGGTAACTAGTTTTCtgtaaattaataatgaaatctaatatctataattatttgtgatatctactttttgttttcatattttttttagcttttttatcCCTGAACTAACATTATAAACTACATCACTATTATATTTtaactgaaaaatgaaaaaaaaaacactattgtgtttttaactgcaaagaaaaaaaaatcccatcTCCCCACTGACTACATATAAATTCGAATTCCAAAATAACTATAAACTCTTACAATGAccacatcttcttcttcttttagtttatttttattttaaaaaaatagaatcacaAAA
Proteins encoded in this window:
- the LOC114383385 gene encoding mitogen-activated protein kinase kinase kinase 18-like, whose amino-acid sequence is MVSSVSWVRGKCVGKGAFGVVNVAVSKRDNRVFAVKSVDCGRGLSGQVEALENEIGILKRVTSPHVVAYIGDDVTCEGTASFRNLHLEYMPGGTVADLDRADVDERLVRRYAWCLATALRDVHAQGFVHCDVKGRNVLLSGDGEMAKLADFGAAVEIESSPAMLLLPRGSPMWMAPEVVRRERQGPESDVWSLGCTVIEIAIGKPAWEDRGVDTLSRIGYSDELPEFPIQLSELGKDFLEKCLRREPSERWSCDQLLQHPYLLPYYALVESSPRCVLDRVDSELNSESDYNDRDHQEEVFSIFTNIEENSVIKNRISKLATESRVNWETHGWVVVREVESNGEPTTTGTEEEGACTCERDGVGSNKEGVNWEFHNVAETGMVYSDSVGANRGIRKFGGSNTAGGGVGCCCRYGCGWEKLGRNRGIISIYSLYCKNFMSYNLIFLMYINILCFSIIYVVYLLLHVTEKIRDVKKLIGKERCLQLRARR